A single window of Desulfomonile tiedjei DNA harbors:
- a CDS encoding site-specific integrase, with product MAKVIKRVGKNGISWIADFFTPEGKRRRKFFELRKDAEAYLGKVLASKKEGRYHDVFDIKKESLTTFNELVARYVENFGTQKAFQTSKRYLLAVVQEHFGDRMLSKITYLDLETFRNKRKATPTKGGKPRTDASVNREMALIGHMLSKAVEWGLLETSPFKKGKRLMFKENNKRLRFLDETEIDTLLNACGQLKANSPHLRPLVEMALHTGMRRGELLSLKWEQIRNGLIYLKETKSGKDRQIPINDRASRVLWDLRKKNQLKSPYVFCDSKGNRFKEVKRSFTSACRKAGLEDFRFHDLRHTFASHLVMNGIGLKAVQELLGHADLTMTMRYAHLSQGHLQAAVGVLNTLGSKVDTKLTPNAPKMKGADTLQ from the coding sequence ATGGCAAAAGTAATTAAAAGAGTGGGTAAAAACGGGATTTCTTGGATAGCAGATTTTTTTACCCCGGAAGGGAAACGCCGGCGCAAGTTTTTTGAGCTCCGGAAAGACGCTGAAGCCTACCTGGGAAAGGTCCTGGCCTCCAAGAAGGAAGGCCGTTATCATGACGTATTCGACATCAAGAAGGAAAGTCTGACAACGTTCAATGAACTGGTAGCCCGGTACGTGGAAAACTTTGGGACCCAGAAGGCTTTCCAAACCAGCAAGCGGTATCTCCTGGCCGTGGTGCAAGAGCACTTCGGGGACCGGATGCTTTCCAAAATCACTTACCTCGACCTGGAGACCTTCCGCAATAAACGTAAGGCTACCCCGACCAAGGGAGGGAAGCCCCGGACCGATGCCAGCGTTAACCGGGAAATGGCTTTGATCGGCCACATGCTGAGTAAAGCGGTGGAGTGGGGATTGCTGGAAACCTCGCCTTTCAAGAAGGGTAAGCGCCTGATGTTCAAAGAAAACAACAAGCGTTTGCGGTTTCTGGATGAGACCGAAATTGACACCTTGCTCAACGCTTGTGGCCAGCTAAAGGCCAACAGCCCGCACCTGAGGCCCCTGGTGGAGATGGCCTTGCATACCGGCATGAGACGAGGGGAGCTGCTCAGCTTGAAGTGGGAGCAGATCAGGAACGGACTTATCTATCTCAAGGAAACCAAGAGCGGCAAGGACCGGCAGATCCCCATCAATGACCGGGCGTCCCGGGTGCTCTGGGATCTCCGGAAGAAGAACCAGTTGAAGTCACCCTATGTCTTCTGTGATTCCAAAGGCAATCGCTTCAAGGAAGTGAAGCGTTCCTTTACCTCCGCCTGCAGAAAGGCCGGTCTGGAAGATTTCCGGTTCCACGATTTGCGCCATACCTTTGCCTCTCACCTGGTGATGAACGGCATAGGGCTAAAGGCGGTGCAAGAGCTCCTGGGGCATGCCGACTTAACCATGACCATGAGATATGCCCACCTCTCCCAGGGACATTTACAGGCCGCGGTTGGCGTCCTCAACACCTTGGGGAGCAAGGTTGACACCAAATTGACACCAAACGCCCCTAAAATGAAAGGGGCTGACACCCTCCAAG
- a CDS encoding helix-turn-helix domain-containing protein: protein MNKEPEVLTTEEAADFLRLSPYGVRDLARRKVLPGRKVGRDWRFYRADLVAWLRGKEGGEHQREE, encoded by the coding sequence ATGAATAAAGAGCCCGAAGTCCTGACCACCGAAGAAGCAGCAGACTTCTTAAGACTTTCCCCCTATGGGGTTCGGGATCTAGCGCGCCGTAAGGTGTTGCCGGGCCGCAAGGTGGGTCGGGATTGGCGTTTTTACCGGGCTGATTTGGTGGCTTGGCTTCGGGGCAAAGAAGGGGGTGAGCATCAGCGGGAGGAATAA